Proteins encoded together in one Streptomyces sp. B1I3 window:
- a CDS encoding substrate-binding domain-containing protein, producing the protein MRRRAVGTVQHRTLTAAVLAAAGLLLAGCTAAGQAGSGSASGKGEDEAVKVGLVYSRTGLLAAYGKQYRDGFMAGLDHATKGTGKAGGHPVEVTEQDDAGDPGKAVSAAKNLIGKGHRILAGTTDSGVALQMAPLAAQNKVLYVNGPAATDALTGINPYTFRSGRQSYQDILTAATLLADAEGKKVTVLAQDSTFGQANVAAVKAVLEARGARVGSVLAPPSATDLTPFARQVRAGGPDLVFVAWAGATAPALWTALDQQGVLTASKVVTGLAGTASYPVFGAAGAKVSFLAHYFPGAGGGNAVEKAMLDGVRKAGGTPDLFTVDGFTAAQMIVHAVEEGGATDTDAMVKALEGWTFDGVKGQERIRAEDHALVQPMFVARLNGKGATARPELVNSLPMDEVAPPAKPAAG; encoded by the coding sequence GGCCTGCTCCTGGCGGGGTGCACAGCCGCCGGGCAGGCCGGCAGCGGCTCCGCGTCCGGCAAGGGGGAGGACGAGGCCGTGAAGGTGGGCCTGGTCTACTCCCGCACCGGGCTCCTCGCCGCGTACGGGAAGCAGTACCGCGACGGGTTCATGGCGGGCCTCGATCACGCGACGAAGGGCACCGGCAAGGCGGGCGGCCACCCCGTCGAGGTCACCGAGCAGGACGACGCGGGCGACCCCGGCAAGGCGGTCTCCGCCGCGAAGAACCTGATCGGCAAGGGCCACAGGATCCTCGCGGGCACCACCGACTCCGGCGTCGCCCTGCAGATGGCCCCCCTGGCCGCCCAGAACAAGGTGCTGTACGTCAACGGCCCGGCGGCCACGGACGCGCTGACCGGGATCAACCCCTACACCTTCCGCTCGGGCCGGCAGTCCTACCAGGACATCCTCACCGCGGCCACCTTGCTCGCGGACGCCGAGGGGAAGAAGGTCACCGTCCTCGCCCAGGACTCCACCTTCGGGCAGGCCAACGTGGCCGCCGTCAAGGCGGTCCTCGAGGCCAGGGGCGCGCGGGTCGGCTCCGTACTGGCCCCGCCCAGCGCCACGGACCTGACCCCCTTCGCCCGCCAGGTCAGGGCGGGCGGGCCCGACCTCGTCTTCGTCGCCTGGGCCGGCGCGACCGCCCCCGCCCTGTGGACCGCGCTGGACCAGCAGGGCGTGCTGACGGCGAGCAAGGTCGTCACCGGACTGGCCGGCACGGCCTCGTACCCCGTCTTCGGCGCCGCGGGCGCGAAGGTCTCCTTCCTCGCCCACTACTTCCCCGGCGCGGGCGGCGGCAACGCGGTGGAGAAGGCCATGCTCGACGGCGTCCGCAAGGCGGGCGGTACCCCGGACCTGTTCACCGTGGACGGTTTCACCGCGGCGCAGATGATCGTGCACGCCGTCGAGGAGGGCGGCGCCACCGACACCGACGCCATGGTGAAGGCCCTGGAGGGCTGGACGTTCGACGGGGTGAAGGGCCAGGAGCGGATCCGGGCGGAGGACCACGCCCTGGTCCAGCCGATGTTCGTGGCCCGGCTGAACGGCAAGGGGGCCACCGCCCGGCCCGAACTGGTGAACAGCCTGCCGATGGACGAGGTGGCACCGCCCGCGAAGCCCGCGGCGGGCTGA